In Phycisphaerae bacterium, a single genomic region encodes these proteins:
- a CDS encoding portal protein encodes MTAWDDKKLFDKITDLLTQLKAAYNVFNPCRDTIASIFRPDLGIDTSKDGFFGADIYEGTPVWASRVWAKGFQGNLVSMNIDWISYSMKQFELKGIDRLDQWCQDVRDHMSASYRQSNFYEVQPQFTLDGGTIGSPVMLCEESSVLESRTMWLPQHYKQCYVSYDKYNRPNGLIIEDPTWTVKKVWDTFCQGRTSEEKATWATEHLSLQFNNFIKSGNFHTKLTLAYAIFRKDDLVWGTWKPANSGTDHKWIGVYFENGSDKDKDNPLKVDKFFAKPFVVWDYEKKYYDPVSRTPAYMAIWDNQSLQQITKQYLENLQHKNNPPRYMLKGMLGRVDFSPSGITTVDASEYQTPPKALDTIGDIQWNFEGVKVAKENVERWFELKAFTMFNNLVEQGGSPPTAAQIWQMVGEKATLVTGIESHSKYLRDCDEQKMEIEVRAGRGPFAPDVLANISDVILANSKIYPADNMMDIVPEFIGPLNRAQRIQQSLAPIESGFAAMSPIFAAFPEAKYILKVYELVDYIRNATNFPISTINTKEDWEAVVDGINKQMQQDKQFAQMIESAKAAKGVSGKVEPDSILGALSGGKAA; translated from the coding sequence ATGACAGCGTGGGACGACAAGAAACTGTTCGATAAGATTACAGACCTGCTAACACAGTTAAAGGCGGCTTATAATGTTTTCAATCCCTGCCGTGATACTATTGCAAGTATTTTCAGGCCTGATTTAGGAATAGATACAAGTAAGGACGGCTTCTTTGGTGCAGATATTTATGAAGGTACGCCCGTTTGGGCTTCCCGCGTGTGGGCAAAGGGATTTCAGGGCAATCTTGTTTCGATGAATATAGACTGGATTTCCTATTCGATGAAACAGTTCGAGCTAAAGGGTATAGACCGGCTTGACCAGTGGTGTCAGGACGTCCGAGACCACATGAGCGCATCTTATCGGCAGAGCAATTTCTACGAAGTCCAGCCGCAATTCACGCTTGATGGTGGTACTATCGGTTCGCCCGTAATGTTGTGTGAGGAAAGTTCTGTTCTTGAAAGCCGGACGATGTGGCTTCCACAGCATTATAAGCAGTGTTACGTTTCGTATGATAAGTACAATCGGCCTAACGGCCTGATAATTGAAGACCCGACTTGGACGGTCAAGAAGGTTTGGGATACGTTCTGTCAAGGAAGGACGAGCGAAGAAAAGGCAACGTGGGCAACCGAACATCTTAGTTTGCAATTCAATAATTTTATCAAGAGCGGCAATTTTCATACGAAACTTACTCTTGCCTATGCTATTTTCAGGAAAGATGATTTAGTATGGGGTACTTGGAAACCGGCCAATTCAGGCACAGACCATAAATGGATTGGTGTATATTTCGAGAACGGAAGCGATAAAGATAAAGACAATCCATTAAAAGTTGACAAGTTCTTTGCCAAACCGTTTGTTGTGTGGGATTACGAGAAGAAATATTACGACCCTGTTTCAAGAACACCCGCTTATATGGCTATATGGGACAATCAGAGTTTGCAGCAGATAACGAAACAGTATCTTGAGAATTTGCAGCACAAGAACAATCCGCCCCGATATATGCTGAAGGGTATGTTGGGCAGGGTGGATTTCTCCCCTTCGGGAATAACTACTGTTGATGCCAGTGAATACCAGACCCCCCCAAAAGCATTAGACACCATTGGCGATATTCAATGGAATTTCGAGGGCGTTAAAGTAGCTAAGGAAAATGTTGAACGCTGGTTCGAGCTAAAGGCGTTTACAATGTTCAATAATCTTGTCGAGCAGGGTGGGAGTCCGCCTACTGCTGCGCAGATATGGCAAATGGTAGGTGAGAAGGCAACGTTAGTTACCGGTATAGAATCTCATAGCAAATATCTAAGGGATTGTGATGAGCAGAAGATGGAAATTGAGGTTCGGGCCGGTCGTGGGCCTTTTGCCCCTGATGTTTTGGCGAATATATCCGATGTGATTCTGGCTAATAGCAAGATTTATCCTGCCGATAATATGATGGATATTGTGCCGGAGTTCATCGGGCCGCTTAACAGGGCGCAGAGAATACAGCAGTCGTTAGCCCCGATAGAGTCTGGCTTTGCGGCAATGTCGCCGATATTTGCGGCCTTCCCCGAAGCTAAGTATATTCTCAAAGTTTACGAGTTAGTGGACTATATCAGGAACGCTACGAATTTCCCGATAAGCACGATAAACACCAAAGAGGATTGGGAAGCGGTTGTTGATGGTATAAACAAACAGATGCAGCAGGACAAGCAGTTTGCACAGATGATTGAGTCAGCTAAGGCGGCAAAAGGAGTTTCCGGCAAGGTTGAGCCAGACAGTATTTTAGGCGCATTGTCAGGCGGGAAGGCGGCGTAA
- a CDS encoding pentapeptide repeat-containing protein: MSKLTMKFEIKHKLTDSILFSIKTENWRLAIEAAIRAKADLSSADLRSADLRSADLRSADLRSADLRSANLRSADLRSANLSYADLRSADLRYADLRSANLRYADLSYANLRYANLSYADLRYADLRYAKGVNKYLTTPLYLLLDQPAKIRAYKIVKDNYEGIYN, encoded by the coding sequence ATGAGCAAATTAACAATGAAATTTGAAATTAAACACAAACTAACCGACAGTATTTTGTTTTCTATCAAAACGGAAAATTGGCGCTTGGCAATTGAAGCGGCAATAAGAGCGAAGGCCGACCTTAGCTCTGCCGACCTTCGCTCTGCCGACCTTCGCTCTGCCGACCTTCGCTCTGCCGACCTTCGCTCTGCCGACCTTCGCTCTGCCAACCTTCGCTCTGCCGACCTTCGCTCTGCCAACCTTAGCTATGCCGACCTTCGCTCTGCCGACCTTCGCTATGCCGACCTTCGCTCTGCCAACCTTCGCTATGCCGACCTTAGCTATGCCAACCTTCGCTATGCCAACCTTAGCTATGCCGACCTTCGCTATGCCGACCTTCGCTATGCCAAAGGCGTGAATAAATATCTTACAACTCCGTTATACTTACTTCTCGACCAGCCCGCCAAAATCAGGGCATATAAAATTGTTAAAGACAATTATGAAGGTATTTATAAT
- a CDS encoding right-handed parallel beta-helix repeat-containing protein: MKKSLLAVLFLTSICFGADRSRYAPDTIVPYLVASVNAPSYIRDIAQYKCDGIRDDYEINLAITDSNTAGYGLIPLSEGTFNLRAPIKPDRNITLEGVGQRSVVKKPSGLWSALTVNAANADTHVHVADSNGFQANDEVYLAANNKTDFSAEYYTITSVVGNIINLTPSVDDAYTTAQSAILTNEFPAIRIGKTGLGSYNRSNVEIKGIKIEGNYANRNSDNKLAYRNSLIEIEASSATESNNIRITDVQLYNATACSIYSHYAKRVFVHGLIANNTKGKANWGIQIGGASRDVVVENCHEVDSNYGFYACEEVNNLSVTDCSFGSNQTSALLIGLNDGPMTFSACNFYDFEKVGMTSTQAGSFGTLIGCNFTQLSSSAYPIMNLTGASTYTLIGNRLIKGTPYAETSSVNISGDDCILLGNYIRHKFTGTAKTSAAVNIASTADDTTVALNRIFDGGGLDINDLGTSSFVLTPAAGAAINDNTD, from the coding sequence ATGAAAAAGTCATTGTTGGCGGTATTGTTTTTAACCTCTATTTGTTTTGGTGCAGACAGAAGCAGGTATGCGCCTGATACTATCGTGCCGTATCTTGTCGCTTCCGTGAATGCACCTTCATATATCAGGGACATTGCGCAATACAAGTGTGATGGTATCAGGGACGATTATGAGATTAACCTTGCCATTACCGATTCAAATACGGCAGGGTACGGTTTAATTCCTCTGTCTGAAGGCACATTTAATCTTCGAGCCCCGATAAAGCCGGACAGGAATATCACACTGGAAGGGGTCGGGCAAAGGTCGGTTGTCAAAAAACCGTCTGGTTTATGGTCGGCATTAACAGTAAACGCCGCAAATGCAGATACGCACGTCCACGTTGCAGATTCTAACGGTTTTCAGGCAAATGATGAAGTCTATCTGGCCGCAAATAATAAAACCGATTTTAGTGCAGAATATTATACAATCACTTCGGTAGTCGGCAATATTATAAACCTGACACCAAGCGTAGACGATGCTTATACTACCGCTCAATCAGCTATTCTTACAAATGAGTTTCCTGCGATTCGTATAGGAAAAACCGGACTCGGAAGTTATAACCGAAGCAATGTAGAGATTAAAGGTATTAAGATTGAGGGTAACTATGCCAACAGAAATAGTGATAATAAATTGGCATACAGAAATTCCCTTATCGAGATTGAGGCGTCCTCGGCTACCGAAAGCAATAACATTAGAATAACCGATGTTCAACTTTATAATGCAACAGCGTGCAGTATATATAGCCACTATGCCAAGAGGGTATTCGTACACGGCCTTATTGCCAATAATACCAAAGGCAAAGCGAATTGGGGCATACAGATAGGCGGGGCAAGCCGTGATGTTGTGGTAGAAAACTGCCACGAAGTAGACAGCAACTATGGATTCTACGCGTGCGAGGAAGTGAACAATCTTTCGGTTACGGATTGCTCTTTCGGCTCTAACCAGACATCGGCTTTACTTATCGGATTGAATGACGGTCCAATGACGTTTTCCGCCTGTAACTTCTACGACTTTGAGAAGGTCGGTATGACCTCTACGCAAGCAGGTTCGTTTGGCACACTAATCGGCTGCAACTTTACGCAACTTTCATCTTCGGCTTATCCCATTATGAATTTGACCGGCGCATCAACTTACACCCTAATCGGCAATAGACTAATCAAAGGCACTCCTTATGCAGAAACAAGCTCTGTAAATATCTCCGGTGATGATTGTATTCTTCTCGGCAACTATATCCGGCACAAGTTTACTGGAACAGCCAAGACCTCGGCTGCGGTGAATATAGCATCAACAGCAGACGACACGACAGTTGCACTTAACAGGATATTTGACGGCGGCGGCTTAGATATAAATGATTTGGGAACAAGTAGCTTTGTTTTAACTCCGGCTGCGGGTGCGGCTATAAACGACAATACAGATTAA